The genomic segment CAGTTTGATTCGCCGTCAGCGCTGATATAGGCAAAGAGGAGCGCTGACATCCCGACCACGATGATCTCCAGCGGCACGAATGTCAGGTCCATCTTGTTGCCCAGCGGATAGCTGAGCAGGACGAACAACGGCGCGACCAGCAACGCGACCTGCGTCGATGAGCCGGCAGCAATGCCCTGCGTGATGTCGGCGCGGTTCCGCGCCGCGAACAGGACGGCAGAGAAGTGCTCGGCCACGTTGCCGATGATCGGCACGAGGATGATGCCGACGAAGAACTCCGAGAGGTGCGCGCGTTCAGCAACGTGCTCAACCGTCCCAACCAGTAACTCGGCAAGGATGACAGTCGCGACGGTCGCCGCTACCAGCACGCCGATCGCAAGCCAGAGAGACCAGCCAACGCCGCCATCTTCGTCATCGTGCGCACCGACCTCGTCTTCAAGATCCTGCCGTCCCTGACTTGTCAGCGAATACACAATGTAGGCGACGTACAGCGCAATCAGGACGATTGACACGCCGAGACTCACCCGGTGAATGTCGTCAGGATGAGGATCAGCGATGGCAAATGCGGCCGGCATGAGCAGACTCGCGAGGGCAATCAGCATCATCGCTGAATTGCGCCCCGCCTCGCGAGCGTCGAAGCGCAGCACACCATGCCGCCAGCCGCCGACCAGAAAGCCCATCCCGAGGACCAGCAGCAGGTTGCCAATAATCGAGCCGGTTACCGACGCCTTCACGAGATCGAGCAGGCCGCGATTGATGGCGACGATGCCGATGATCAACTCGGCGGCATTGCCGAAGGTCGCGTTGAGGAGACCGCCCCACTTCGGTCCGACGTGCTCTGAGAGCGCCTCAGTGGCCTGACCGATCAGACCGGAGATGGGGATGATGCCAAGCGCTGCCAGTGCAAACACCAGAATCTCCGACATGCCGGCGAAGTGGGCGATGATTGCGCCGACGCCGAACACCAGCATGCCGTAGAGCCATCGTGGCATCGATCCCCCTCACGCGACGTTTAGTAGAACACGGAGATCCGCGAGCGGTAGTGTGGCAGAGGTTGGATTGTATAGGCACCCGTCGCCCGCTCCATGGCGTTGACGACTGCAGCGGCAGTGTCGATCGAGGTGATGCAGGGAATGCCTTTTTCGACCGCTGCGCGCCGAATCTGGAAGCCATCCAGCATCTCGGTTTCTGCCGGCCCCGGTGTGTTGATGACCCCCTGAACCGTGCCGTCGAGGATGACATCGAGCATGTCCGGGCGTCCTTGCCCGATGCGCTTCGTCACCATCTTCACGGGTATGCCGTTGTGCTCGATCATCGCTGCTGTGCCCTCGGTCGCGTAGAGTTGGCAGCCCATCTGTGCCAGGCGCTCGATGATCGGCAAGGTCTCGGCCTTGTCGCGGTCTGCAACACTGACGAGGATCGCCTCGTGCGACTTCAGCGCCAACCCGGAAGCCAGCATCGCCTTGTAGAACGCCGGGGCGAACTCGCGGTCAATGCCCATGGCTTCGCCGGTCGACTTCATCTCCGGGCCGAGATTCACCTCAACGCCGCGCAGCTTGGCCATCGAGAAGACTGGAGCCTTAACTGCCACGAGCGGCTGGCGCGGCCAGAGACCGCCACTGTAGCCCTGCTCGCTCAGCGATATGCCGAGCATCGCCCGCGTGGCGAGCTCGATGATCGGAACGCCGGTGGCCTTGGACAGGAACGGCACTGTGCGGCTACCACGCGGATTGACCTCGAGAACATACAGCCGACCAGCATGGATGACGTACTGAATGTTGACCAGTCCGATAACGCCGAGCTCCAGCGCAATCTTGGTCGTGTACTCGACAAGCCGCTCGACCTCGCTCGGGAACAGATTGACGCCGGGATAGACGGCGTAGGAATCCCCGGAGTGCACACCGGCACGCTCGATATGTTCCATGATGCCGGGAATCAGAACGTCGGTACCGTCGCAAATCGCGTCAACCTCGACCTCTTTGCCTTCGAGGTAGCGGTCGATCAGGATCGGGTGGCCGCTCTGGAAGTCGACGTTTGTTGCCAGGTAGCGAGCGAGATAGTCCGCCGAGTGGACGACCTCCATCGCCCGTCCGCCGAGGACGTAGGACGGTCGCACCAGCACCGGATAGCCGAGTCGGTCTGCCACATCAATCGCAGCATCCAGTGTTGTCACCGCCGTGCCCGGCGGTTGCGGGATGCCGATCCGATTCAGGAATGCCTCGAAGCGCTCACGATCTTCGGCCAGGTCGATGGTGTCGACGCTGGAGCCGAGAACGGGCACGCCGCGCTCGGTCAGCGGGCTGGCCAGGTTGATGGCCGTCTGCCCACCGAACTGCAGAATGACCGGGACGTTCGCGGGATCGCCGAAACCTTCGTGACGCAGGATCTCACCAACGGCTTCATGATCCAGCGCCTCGAAGTAGAGCCGATCGGAGGTGTCGAAGTCGGTCGACACCGTCTCGGGGTTGGAGTTGATCATGATCGCGGATGTACCAGCATTGCGCAGCGCCTGCGCGGCC from the Thermomicrobiales bacterium genome contains:
- the cax gene encoding calcium/proton exchanger is translated as MPRWLYGMLVFGVGAIIAHFAGMSEILVFALAALGIIPISGLIGQATEALSEHVGPKWGGLLNATFGNAAELIIGIVAINRGLLDLVKASVTGSIIGNLLLVLGMGFLVGGWRHGVLRFDAREAGRNSAMMLIALASLLMPAAFAIADPHPDDIHRVSLGVSIVLIALYVAYIVYSLTSQGRQDLEDEVGAHDDEDGGVGWSLWLAIGVLVAATVATVILAELLVGTVEHVAERAHLSEFFVGIILVPIIGNVAEHFSAVLFAARNRADITQGIAAGSSTQVALLVAPLFVLLSYPLGNKMDLTFVPLEIIVVGMSALLFAYISADGESNWLEALQLLGLYVMAGVVFFFLPT